The Toxotes jaculatrix isolate fToxJac2 chromosome 14, fToxJac2.pri, whole genome shotgun sequence genome window below encodes:
- the olfml2bb gene encoding olfactomedin-like protein 2B isoform X1 has protein sequence MWRRLSLLVLCCAASGLGAQEADRSAEKMLVPEATALGKPDQDAPSAAKAEDSLREGEQQLPRRDAPVPQPTAEPLEDELDNQENIISQLLGDYDKVKTVSSGSDCVCRCIVRPIKRTDCSRIHERDTASLPQDFYTVETVTKGTDCKKCVCMAPPSAVNPCEGEYRFKKLQEASKDDIKLATIMDLLEGSLYGMDLLKLHSVTTKLLTKMDNMEKAFARNFTERAREKERVKERAKDKEKEKKAQQKKKKVNDLGNAEQKSRAPASTNKQKNHEGQLKKSQQQDGLEQQQPTRKTGTQKPIKEKTEPRQPIKEKNTMVIRGVTFYKAEEESFKEDETSLTANTSIDLLISDQLPPPRTFPIQNPGPAPTVSTEPDTKDQSRRLNNPAPTQRPTDRPTTTQPTTTTTKPAPTTVKSTTEKATTTTPKPTTTKLTTTSQQTTTFRTTIQPTTPVTQHKTSASDTNIGRPIDESPTAQPKPLPRSRLSWTESPADQPKTTKKPALCKDTVASISDPVQHNTYGLSDGAWMRDARGHGNVIYLTSGHYGANLLEFRDMDTFKSGQATNSYKLPYSFTGTGHVVFNGAFYYNRAFSRDVIRYDLRHRYVAAWTTLHDALLEEQAHRTQTEVEFAVDESGLWLLYPALDTEGFHQEVILLTHLRPHDLQPIRSFRTGLRRGRYGNSFLVCGVLYAVDSMERHYANVTYAFDTHTLTHTVPSLAFTNMHSHTSQLAYCPLDKKLYAWDNGHQMMYDVIFAY, from the exons ATGTGGCGCAGACTGTCGCTGCTGGTTTTATGCTGTGCCGCGAGCGGACTTGGTGCTCAGGAGGCGGATAGAAGCGCGGAGAAGATGCTGGTGCCCGAAGCAACGGCGCTGGGTAAACCGGACCAGGATGCTCCCTCAGCGGCCAAAGCGGAGGACAGTCTGCGTGAAGGCGAGCAGCAGCTCCCGCGGAGAGACGCTCCTGTTCCGCAGCCCACCGCCGAGCCTCTGGAGGATGAGCTGGATAACCAGGAGAACATCATCAGCCAG CTGCTGGGTGATTACGACAAAGTAAAGACTGTGTCATCCGGGTCAGACTGCGTGTGTCGCTGTATTGTTCGACCAATCAAACGCACTGATTGCAGCCGTATCCATGAGAGGGACACAGCATCACTGCCCCAGGATTTTTACACCGTCGAGACGGTTACCAAGGGAACGGACTGcaagaagtgtgtgtgcatggcccCACCTTCAGCTGTCAACCCCTGTGAGGGAGAGTACAGGTTTAAGAAACTCCAGGAGGCCAGCAAGGATGACATtaag CTGGCGACTATCATGGACTTGTTGGAGGGCTCTCTGTATGGAATGGACTTGTTAAAGCTCCACTCTGTCACCACCAAACTGCTGACCAAGATGGACAACATGGAAAAA GCCTTCGCCCGTAATTttacagagagagcgagagagaaagagcgtgTGAAGGAAAGAGCaaaagacaaggagaaagagaagaaggcccagcagaaaaaaaagaaagtgaatgattTGGGGAATGCAGAACAGAAAAGTCGAGCACCTGCCTCCACCAACAAGCAG AAGAATCATGAAGGTCAGCTGAAGAAAAGTCAACAACAAGATGGTCTGGAACAACAACAGCCAACCAGGAAGACAGGAACTCAAAAGCCAATCAAAGAGAAGACAGAGCCACGGCAGCcaatcaaagagaaaaacaccatGGTCATCAGGGGCGTGACCTTTtacaaagcagaagaagagagcttTAAGGAGGATGAGA CTTCTCTGACTGCAAATACTTCAATAGACTTACTGATTTCTGACCAGCTCCCACCACCCAGGACTTTTCCCATCCAGAATCCAGGACCTGCACCTACTGTTAGCACAGAACCAGACACCAAGGACCAGTCAAGGAGACTAAACAATCCTGCACCAACTCAGAGACCGACAGATCGCCCCACTACCACCCAACCAACGACAACTACAACCAAACCAGCTCCCACTACCGTGAAATCAACGACTGAAAAAGCCACTACAACAActccaaaaccaacaacaaccaaaCTGACAACTACTTCCCAACAAACTACCACCTTTAGAACTACTATTCAGCCTACTACACCTGTCACTCAGCATAAAACCTCAGCTTCAGATACTAACATAGGTCGACCCATTGATGAGTCTCCCACGGCACAGCCTAAGCCGCTGCCCAGAAGTCGACTCAGCTGGACGGAGAGCCCCGCTGACCAGCCAAAGACCACCAAAAAGCCTG CGTTGTGTAAGGACACAGTGGCCAGCATCTCTGATCCGGTCCAGCACAACACTTACGGCCTGAGTGACGGAGCCTGGATGAGAGATGCTCGAGGCCATGGCAACGTCATCTACCTTACCAGTGGTCACTATGGCGCCAACCTCCTAGAGTTCCGAGACATGGACACCTTCAAATCAG GTCAGGCAACTAACTCATACAAGCTGCCCTACAGTTTCACCGGAACAGGCCACGTCGTGTTTAATGGGGCTTTCTACTACAACCGTGCGTTCAGCAGGGACGTCATCAGATATGACCTGAGACACAGATATGTAGCTGCCTGGACCACACTGCATGATGCTTTACTGGAGGAGCAAGCTCACCGGACACAAACTGAA GTGGAGTTCGCCGTTGATGAGTCCGGCCTGTGGCTGCTCTACCCTGCTCTGGACACAGAGGGTTTTCACCAGGAAGTGATCCTGCTCACCCATCTCCGCCCCCACGACCTCCAACCAATACGGAGCTTTCGCACAGGTCTTCGGCGCGGTCGCTACGGAAACAGTTTCCTGGTTTGTGGCGTGCTCTATGCTGTGGACAGCATGGAGCGTCACTATGCCAACGTGACGTACGCCTTTGAcacgcacacgctcacacacaccgTGCCAAGTCTTGCCTTCAcaaacatgcactcacacacctcCCAGCTGGCTTACTGCCCGCTGGACAAGAAACTGTACGCATGGGACAATGGACATCAGATGATGTATGATGTCATCTTCGCTTATTAG
- the olfml2bb gene encoding olfactomedin-like protein 2B isoform X2, whose translation MWRRLSLLVLCCAASGLGAQEADRSAEKMLVPEATALGKPDQDAPSAAKAEDSLREGEQQLPRRDAPVPQPTAEPLEDELDNQENIISQLLGDYDKVKTVSSGSDCVCRCIVRPIKRTDCSRIHERDTASLPQDFYTVETVTKGTDCKKCVCMAPPSAVNPCEGEYRFKKLQEASKDDIKLATIMDLLEGSLYGMDLLKLHSVTTKLLTKMDNMEKAFARNFTERAREKERVKERAKDKEKEKKAQQKKKKVNDLGNAEQKSRAPASTNKQKNHEGQLKKSQQQDGLEQQQPTRKTGTQKPIKEKTEPRQPIKEKNTMVIRGVTFYKAEEESFKEDETSLTANTSIDLLISDQLPPPRTFPIQNPGPAPTVSTEPDTKDQSRRLNNPAPTQRPTDRPTTTQPTTTTTKPAPTTVKSTTEKATTTTPKPTTTKLTTTSQQTTTFRTTIQPTTPVTQHKTSASDTNIGRPIDESPTAQPKPLPRSRLSWTESPADQPKTTKKPALCKDTVASISDPVQHNTYGLSDGAWMRDARGHGNVIYLTSGHYGANLLEFRDMDTFKSGQATNSYKLPYSFTGTGHVVFNGAFYYNRAFSRDVIRYDLRHRYVAAWTTLHDALLEEQAHRTQTEAIKGGVRR comes from the exons ATGTGGCGCAGACTGTCGCTGCTGGTTTTATGCTGTGCCGCGAGCGGACTTGGTGCTCAGGAGGCGGATAGAAGCGCGGAGAAGATGCTGGTGCCCGAAGCAACGGCGCTGGGTAAACCGGACCAGGATGCTCCCTCAGCGGCCAAAGCGGAGGACAGTCTGCGTGAAGGCGAGCAGCAGCTCCCGCGGAGAGACGCTCCTGTTCCGCAGCCCACCGCCGAGCCTCTGGAGGATGAGCTGGATAACCAGGAGAACATCATCAGCCAG CTGCTGGGTGATTACGACAAAGTAAAGACTGTGTCATCCGGGTCAGACTGCGTGTGTCGCTGTATTGTTCGACCAATCAAACGCACTGATTGCAGCCGTATCCATGAGAGGGACACAGCATCACTGCCCCAGGATTTTTACACCGTCGAGACGGTTACCAAGGGAACGGACTGcaagaagtgtgtgtgcatggcccCACCTTCAGCTGTCAACCCCTGTGAGGGAGAGTACAGGTTTAAGAAACTCCAGGAGGCCAGCAAGGATGACATtaag CTGGCGACTATCATGGACTTGTTGGAGGGCTCTCTGTATGGAATGGACTTGTTAAAGCTCCACTCTGTCACCACCAAACTGCTGACCAAGATGGACAACATGGAAAAA GCCTTCGCCCGTAATTttacagagagagcgagagagaaagagcgtgTGAAGGAAAGAGCaaaagacaaggagaaagagaagaaggcccagcagaaaaaaaagaaagtgaatgattTGGGGAATGCAGAACAGAAAAGTCGAGCACCTGCCTCCACCAACAAGCAG AAGAATCATGAAGGTCAGCTGAAGAAAAGTCAACAACAAGATGGTCTGGAACAACAACAGCCAACCAGGAAGACAGGAACTCAAAAGCCAATCAAAGAGAAGACAGAGCCACGGCAGCcaatcaaagagaaaaacaccatGGTCATCAGGGGCGTGACCTTTtacaaagcagaagaagagagcttTAAGGAGGATGAGA CTTCTCTGACTGCAAATACTTCAATAGACTTACTGATTTCTGACCAGCTCCCACCACCCAGGACTTTTCCCATCCAGAATCCAGGACCTGCACCTACTGTTAGCACAGAACCAGACACCAAGGACCAGTCAAGGAGACTAAACAATCCTGCACCAACTCAGAGACCGACAGATCGCCCCACTACCACCCAACCAACGACAACTACAACCAAACCAGCTCCCACTACCGTGAAATCAACGACTGAAAAAGCCACTACAACAActccaaaaccaacaacaaccaaaCTGACAACTACTTCCCAACAAACTACCACCTTTAGAACTACTATTCAGCCTACTACACCTGTCACTCAGCATAAAACCTCAGCTTCAGATACTAACATAGGTCGACCCATTGATGAGTCTCCCACGGCACAGCCTAAGCCGCTGCCCAGAAGTCGACTCAGCTGGACGGAGAGCCCCGCTGACCAGCCAAAGACCACCAAAAAGCCTG CGTTGTGTAAGGACACAGTGGCCAGCATCTCTGATCCGGTCCAGCACAACACTTACGGCCTGAGTGACGGAGCCTGGATGAGAGATGCTCGAGGCCATGGCAACGTCATCTACCTTACCAGTGGTCACTATGGCGCCAACCTCCTAGAGTTCCGAGACATGGACACCTTCAAATCAG GTCAGGCAACTAACTCATACAAGCTGCCCTACAGTTTCACCGGAACAGGCCACGTCGTGTTTAATGGGGCTTTCTACTACAACCGTGCGTTCAGCAGGGACGTCATCAGATATGACCTGAGACACAGATATGTAGCTGCCTGGACCACACTGCATGATGCTTTACTGGAGGAGCAAGCTCACCGGACACAAACTGAA GCTATAAAAG GTGGAGTTCGCCGTTGA
- the LOC121193629 gene encoding protein Niban 1-like isoform X1 → MGASSSGLLDEAKVSHIKGLVDSTFQSFSVFYHQQYSSAYFRHLHQEVEPKKEGRGLLLTQRPQYPPEEVLYQGSVKFSCWDEQGKKCKERYAVLRRDYKVDIHENMETFNRGCAAKLILQPVGGTVLTTEEESRAHLEKMCAGILNGVKEDSSSVVSSPDVFAVYLHLPYTGHTCFLFQQEEERDHFLSALKTCIRHCNLDPWRESSYENQAYIRALRLYRQDKGCYESWEMLLGTEEHVLASQVMEEVLPWLQSQLQSRVKGKKAERIRQWLATVQATHTLVLELLRESLVALREKCRQTASDNQALIRSNLDQIMSSHSFLEQKIRGCVCEEADKVYSESVAPYMSSILEVLTEHISAGIQGMQKELHTQMDSAFTNTNGGTEETKKALSTLHAINLDQCYKQVKNLTETLENLKQRFGLSSTQRLVHTAQMEMEQLLDSAVYTLELFLQSSAKLQPSQVPVKMERAKERVLKQLDYDSRVVQRRLYQKDLLEITLPTLTRKMDNKWKTELEQFEQFIFSDYSSFILVHNVYDDVLRNLLSKEIETVVQDAASKKSNNLLLDISDLAISQYSLLGQTPPRSAPDSPSAIHSPDPSSTVSSKDKEPAPVVEEGAQTVTAQPQTDPELNDEAKPDPSTTQSSEQSTDLQSPLIIVTQQFDESVTEEEGAAGLKEICEEEKLGTDTTSTMDSTSAESSTSAAPDHDAAVTPEAPPISESTNPIPDPSEPSVAVTFEAGTPDRPSVPESTNPVPESPEPSVAVTLEAGTPVPESTNPIPDPTEPSVGVTHETGTPDPPSVPESTNPVPESPEPSVAVTHETGTPDPPSVPESTNPVPESPEPSVAQESLSLSESTDVPDAECAQSDQSAMPENSATSDQISEDACSVQPSCPSPSHPSCTDSPMKISLGALNEAIGCSSVAPAVMAQQTTDRAVYLTGEIKDNWELERLKEEKQKETEAEEKTESRVDDEEKGSELKKREEDEEEAQEDGDHAEKEEKEEKMEEEEVHVQSPQPMESQPESSAEPLLGSVAIIRELVTEITEVETIISPYTNSSNAP, encoded by the exons ATGGGAGCATCTTCTTCTGGCTTGTTGGATGAGGCCAAAGTCAGCCACATTAAAG gaCTTGTTGACAGTACATTCCAGagcttcagtgtgttttacCATCAGCAGTACTCTTCAGCCTACTTCAGACACCTACACCAGGAGGTGGAGCCtaagaaagaagggaggggcCTGTTGCTGACACAAAGG cctCAGTATCCTCCAGAGGAGGTTCTGTACCAAGGCAGTGTTAAGTTCTCCTGCTGGGATGAACAGGGAAAGAAATGCAAAGAGAGGTACGCCGTCTTGAGAAGAGACTACAAAGTGGAcatacatgaaaacatggaG ACTTTCAATCGAGGATGTGCAGCTAAGTTGATCCTCCAGCCAGTGGGGGGCACTGTGCTGACCACAGAGGAGGAGTCCAGAGCTCACCTGGAGAAAATGTGTGCTGGGATACTCAATG gAGTGAAGGAGGATTCTTCCTCGGTGGTGTCATCTCcagatgtgtttgctgtgtaTCTGCACCTGCCTTACACAGGCCACACCTGCTTCCTGTTCCAACAGGAAGAGGAACGAGATCACTTCTTGTCTGCCCTCAAGACCTGCATTCGACACTGCAACCTTG ACCCCTGGCGTGAGTCATCCTATGAGAACCAGGCCTACATCCGAGCCCTCCGACTCTACCGCCAGGACAAAGGATGCTATGAATCCTGGGAAATGCTGCTGGGCACTGAAGAACAT gTGCTGGCCTCCCAGGTGATGGAGGaagtgttgccatggttacagagTCAGCTTCAGTCCAGAGTGAAGGGCAAGAAGGCTGAAAGGATACGACAGTGGTTGGCA ACAGTGCAGGCAACCCACACCTTGGTGCTGGAACTGCTAAGGGAGAGTTTGGTGGCTCTGAGGGAGAAGTGTCGTCAGACAGCGTCAGACAATCAGGCGCTCATCAGATCCAACCTGGACCAGATCATGTCCTCTCATTCCTTCCTGGAGCAGAAAATCAGAG gaTGTGTATGTGAAGAAGCAGATAAAGTGTACAGCGAGTCTGTAGCACCCTACATGTCCTCCATCCTTGAAGTGCTTACGGAACACATAAGTGCAGGAATTCAGGGGATGCAAAAAgaactgcacacacagatggactctGCCTTCACAAATACAAATGGAGGGACAGAAGAGACGAAGAAG GCCTTGTCCACTCTGCACGCCATCAATCTGGATCAGTGCTACAAGCAGGTGAAGAACCTGACGGAGACACTTGAAAACTTAAAGCAGCGGTTTGGATTGAGCAGCACTCAGAGGCTGGTGCACACTGCACAGATGGAGATGGAGCAG CTGTTGGACAGTGCTGTATACACCTTAGAGCTGTTCCTCCAATCATCAGCCAAACTGCAGCCTTCTCAAGTTCCTGTCAAGATGGAGAGAGCTAAAGAAAGAGTGCTGAAG cagctggactACGACAGCAGAGTTGTCCAGAGGAGGCTCTATCAGAAAGATCTACTGGAGATCACCCTGCCTACTCTCACCAGGAAGATGGACAACAAGTGGAAAACT gAGCTGGAGCAGTTTGAGCAGTTCATTTTCTCTGACTACAGCAGTTTTATCCTGGTTCATAATGTCTATGATGATGTGCTGAGAAACCTCCTCAGTAAGGAGATAgaaacag TGGTCCAGGATGCTGCCAGTAAGAAGAGCAACAACCTCTTACTGGACATTTCAGACCTGGCCATCAGTCAGTACAGTCTGCTGGGACAGACGCCTCCCCGCTCTGCACCCGACAGCCCTTCTGCCATTCACTCTCCAGATCCTTCCTCCACCGTGTCCAGCAAAGACAAAGAACCAGCTcctgtggtggaggagggggctCAGACAGTCACAGCTCAACCTCAGACTGACCCCGAGCTTAACGATGAAGCCAAACCTGATCCCAGTACCACTCAAAGTTCTGAGCAGAGCACAGATCTTCAGTCTCCCTTGATTATCGTGACACAGCAGTTTGATGAAtctgtgacagaggaggagggggctgcTGGCCTCAAGGAAATCTGTGAAGAGGAAAAACTTGGAACTGACACAACATCGACGATGGACTCAACTTCAGCTGAATCTTCCACCTCAGCTGCACCTGACCATGATGCAGCTGTTACACCTGAAGCTCCTCCTATCTCAGAATCCACTAATCCCATCCCAGATCCCTCTGAACCTTCAGTGGCTGTTACATTTGAAGCTGGAACACCTGACCGCCCTTCTGTCCCAGAATCCACTAATCCCGTCCCAGAGTCCCCTGAACCTTCAGTGGCTGTTACACTTGAAGCTGGAACACCTGTCCCAGAATCCACTAATCCCATCCCAGATCCCACTGAACCTTCAGTGGGTGTTACACATGAAACTGGAACACCTGACCCCCCTTCCGTCCCAGAATCCACTAATCCAGTCCCAGAGTCCCCTGAACCTTCAGTGGCTGTTACACATGAAACTGGAACACCTGACCCCCCTTCCGTCCCAGAATCCACTAATCCTGTCCCAGAATCTCCTGAACCTTCAGTGGCTCAGGAGAGTCTGTCCTTGTCGGAGTCCACGGATGTCCCAGATGCTGAATGTGCTCAAAGTGATCAGTCTGCTATGCCTGAAAACTCTGCTACCTCAGATCAAATATCAGAGGATGCTTGTTCCGTCCAGCCTTCCTGTCCTTCACCATCACACCCATCCTGTACAGACAGTCCGATGAAAATCAGCCTTGGGGCACTAAACGAGGCGATTGGTTGCAGCTCCGTGGCACCTGCTGTGATGGCACAGCAGACCACTGACAGAGCTGTCTACCTGACGGGAGAGATTAAGGACAACTGGGAGCTGGAAAGGttaaaggaggagaaacagaaagagacagaagcagaggagaagacTGAGAGCAGGGTAGATGATGAAGAGAAAGGTAGTGAGCtcaagaaaagagaagaagatgaggaggaagcaCAGGAGGATGGAGATCATgcggaaaaagaagaaaaggaagaaaaaatggaggaggaagaggtgcaTGTCCAAAGCCCTCAGCCAATGGAATCGCAACCAGAAAGTTCTGCTGAGCCGCTACTGGGCAGCGTGGCTATCATCAGAGAGCTCGTGACAGAGATCACTGAAGTGGAGACAATAATCAGCCCATATACCAACAGCAGCAACGCACCCTGA
- the LOC121193629 gene encoding protein Niban 1-like isoform X2, whose translation MGASSSGLLDEAKVSHIKGLVDSTFQSFSVFYHQQYSSAYFRHLHQEVEPKKEGRGLLLTQRPQYPPEEVLYQGSVKFSCWDEQGKKCKERYAVLRRDYKVDIHENMETFNRGCAAKLILQPVGGTVLTTEEESRAHLEKMCAGILNGVKEDSSSVVSSPDVFAVYLHLPYTGHTCFLFQQEEERDHFLSALKTCIRHCNLDPWRESSYENQAYIRALRLYRQDKGCYESWEMLLGTEEHVLASQVMEEVLPWLQSQLQSRVKGKKAERIRQWLATVQATHTLVLELLRESLVALREKCRQTASDNQALIRSNLDQIMSSHSFLEQKIRGCVCEEADKVYSESVAPYMSSILEVLTEHISAGIQGMQKELHTQMDSAFTNTNGGTEETKKALSTLHAINLDQCYKQVKNLTETLENLKQRFGLSSTQRLVHTAQMEMEQLLDSAVYTLELFLQSSAKLQPSQVPVKMERAKERVLKQLDYDSRVVQRRLYQKDLLEITLPTLTRKMDNKWKTELEQFEQFIFSDYSSFILVHNVYDDVLRNLLSKEIETVVQDAASKKSNNLLLDISDLAISQYSLLGQTPPRSAPDSPSAIHSPDPSSTVSSKDKEPAPVVEEGAQTVTAQPQTDPELNDEAKPDPSTTQSSEQSTDLQSPLIIVTQQFDESVTEEEGAAGLKEICEEEKLGTDTTSTMDSTSAESSTSAAPDHDAAVTPEAPPISESTNPIPDPSEPSVAVTFEAGTPDRPSVPESTNPVPESPEPSVAVTLEAGTPDPPSVPESTNPVPESPEPSVAVTHETGTPDPPSVPESTNPVPESPEPSVAQESLSLSESTDVPDAECAQSDQSAMPENSATSDQISEDACSVQPSCPSPSHPSCTDSPMKISLGALNEAIGCSSVAPAVMAQQTTDRAVYLTGEIKDNWELERLKEEKQKETEAEEKTESRVDDEEKGSELKKREEDEEEAQEDGDHAEKEEKEEKMEEEEVHVQSPQPMESQPESSAEPLLGSVAIIRELVTEITEVETIISPYTNSSNAP comes from the exons ATGGGAGCATCTTCTTCTGGCTTGTTGGATGAGGCCAAAGTCAGCCACATTAAAG gaCTTGTTGACAGTACATTCCAGagcttcagtgtgttttacCATCAGCAGTACTCTTCAGCCTACTTCAGACACCTACACCAGGAGGTGGAGCCtaagaaagaagggaggggcCTGTTGCTGACACAAAGG cctCAGTATCCTCCAGAGGAGGTTCTGTACCAAGGCAGTGTTAAGTTCTCCTGCTGGGATGAACAGGGAAAGAAATGCAAAGAGAGGTACGCCGTCTTGAGAAGAGACTACAAAGTGGAcatacatgaaaacatggaG ACTTTCAATCGAGGATGTGCAGCTAAGTTGATCCTCCAGCCAGTGGGGGGCACTGTGCTGACCACAGAGGAGGAGTCCAGAGCTCACCTGGAGAAAATGTGTGCTGGGATACTCAATG gAGTGAAGGAGGATTCTTCCTCGGTGGTGTCATCTCcagatgtgtttgctgtgtaTCTGCACCTGCCTTACACAGGCCACACCTGCTTCCTGTTCCAACAGGAAGAGGAACGAGATCACTTCTTGTCTGCCCTCAAGACCTGCATTCGACACTGCAACCTTG ACCCCTGGCGTGAGTCATCCTATGAGAACCAGGCCTACATCCGAGCCCTCCGACTCTACCGCCAGGACAAAGGATGCTATGAATCCTGGGAAATGCTGCTGGGCACTGAAGAACAT gTGCTGGCCTCCCAGGTGATGGAGGaagtgttgccatggttacagagTCAGCTTCAGTCCAGAGTGAAGGGCAAGAAGGCTGAAAGGATACGACAGTGGTTGGCA ACAGTGCAGGCAACCCACACCTTGGTGCTGGAACTGCTAAGGGAGAGTTTGGTGGCTCTGAGGGAGAAGTGTCGTCAGACAGCGTCAGACAATCAGGCGCTCATCAGATCCAACCTGGACCAGATCATGTCCTCTCATTCCTTCCTGGAGCAGAAAATCAGAG gaTGTGTATGTGAAGAAGCAGATAAAGTGTACAGCGAGTCTGTAGCACCCTACATGTCCTCCATCCTTGAAGTGCTTACGGAACACATAAGTGCAGGAATTCAGGGGATGCAAAAAgaactgcacacacagatggactctGCCTTCACAAATACAAATGGAGGGACAGAAGAGACGAAGAAG GCCTTGTCCACTCTGCACGCCATCAATCTGGATCAGTGCTACAAGCAGGTGAAGAACCTGACGGAGACACTTGAAAACTTAAAGCAGCGGTTTGGATTGAGCAGCACTCAGAGGCTGGTGCACACTGCACAGATGGAGATGGAGCAG CTGTTGGACAGTGCTGTATACACCTTAGAGCTGTTCCTCCAATCATCAGCCAAACTGCAGCCTTCTCAAGTTCCTGTCAAGATGGAGAGAGCTAAAGAAAGAGTGCTGAAG cagctggactACGACAGCAGAGTTGTCCAGAGGAGGCTCTATCAGAAAGATCTACTGGAGATCACCCTGCCTACTCTCACCAGGAAGATGGACAACAAGTGGAAAACT gAGCTGGAGCAGTTTGAGCAGTTCATTTTCTCTGACTACAGCAGTTTTATCCTGGTTCATAATGTCTATGATGATGTGCTGAGAAACCTCCTCAGTAAGGAGATAgaaacag TGGTCCAGGATGCTGCCAGTAAGAAGAGCAACAACCTCTTACTGGACATTTCAGACCTGGCCATCAGTCAGTACAGTCTGCTGGGACAGACGCCTCCCCGCTCTGCACCCGACAGCCCTTCTGCCATTCACTCTCCAGATCCTTCCTCCACCGTGTCCAGCAAAGACAAAGAACCAGCTcctgtggtggaggagggggctCAGACAGTCACAGCTCAACCTCAGACTGACCCCGAGCTTAACGATGAAGCCAAACCTGATCCCAGTACCACTCAAAGTTCTGAGCAGAGCACAGATCTTCAGTCTCCCTTGATTATCGTGACACAGCAGTTTGATGAAtctgtgacagaggaggagggggctgcTGGCCTCAAGGAAATCTGTGAAGAGGAAAAACTTGGAACTGACACAACATCGACGATGGACTCAACTTCAGCTGAATCTTCCACCTCAGCTGCACCTGACCATGATGCAGCTGTTACACCTGAAGCTCCTCCTATCTCAGAATCCACTAATCCCATCCCAGATCCCTCTGAACCTTCAGTGGCTGTTACATTTGAAGCTGGAACACCTGACCGCCCTTCTGTCCCAGAATCCACTAATCCCGTCCCAGAGTCCCCTGAACCTTCAGTGGCTGTTACACTTGAAG CTGGAACACCTGACCCCCCTTCCGTCCCAGAATCCACTAATCCAGTCCCAGAGTCCCCTGAACCTTCAGTGGCTGTTACACATGAAACTGGAACACCTGACCCCCCTTCCGTCCCAGAATCCACTAATCCTGTCCCAGAATCTCCTGAACCTTCAGTGGCTCAGGAGAGTCTGTCCTTGTCGGAGTCCACGGATGTCCCAGATGCTGAATGTGCTCAAAGTGATCAGTCTGCTATGCCTGAAAACTCTGCTACCTCAGATCAAATATCAGAGGATGCTTGTTCCGTCCAGCCTTCCTGTCCTTCACCATCACACCCATCCTGTACAGACAGTCCGATGAAAATCAGCCTTGGGGCACTAAACGAGGCGATTGGTTGCAGCTCCGTGGCACCTGCTGTGATGGCACAGCAGACCACTGACAGAGCTGTCTACCTGACGGGAGAGATTAAGGACAACTGGGAGCTGGAAAGGttaaaggaggagaaacagaaagagacagaagcagaggagaagacTGAGAGCAGGGTAGATGATGAAGAGAAAGGTAGTGAGCtcaagaaaagagaagaagatgaggaggaagcaCAGGAGGATGGAGATCATgcggaaaaagaagaaaaggaagaaaaaatggaggaggaagaggtgcaTGTCCAAAGCCCTCAGCCAATGGAATCGCAACCAGAAAGTTCTGCTGAGCCGCTACTGGGCAGCGTGGCTATCATCAGAGAGCTCGTGACAGAGATCACTGAAGTGGAGACAATAATCAGCCCATATACCAACAGCAGCAACGCACCCTGA